The following proteins are encoded in a genomic region of Arcobacter cloacae:
- a CDS encoding c-type cytochrome has protein sequence MKKIIISTALLTACVAFANPYAKCATCHGANGEKVALGKSKIIKDMTKEDFIASMKGYQDGTYGGAQKALMVAQVKDMSEETIKEIADLIIK, from the coding sequence ATGAAAAAAATAATTATCTCTACAGCTTTACTAACTGCATGTGTTGCATTTGCAAACCCTTATGCAAAATGTGCTACTTGTCATGGTGCAAATGGTGAAAAAGTTGCTTTAGGAAAATCTAAAATCATCAAAGATATGACTAAAGAAGATTTCATAGCTTCTATGAAAGGTTACCAAGATGGAACTTATGGAGGAGCTCAAAAAGCTTTAATGGTTGCACAAGTTAAAGATATGAGTGAAGAGACTATAAAAGAAATAGCAGATTTAATAATCAAATAA
- a CDS encoding metallophosphoesterase: MTYIIGDVHGNFDTLKTLIAKLPLNSEIIFVGDLVDRGLNSKEVLEFIRINNYKSVLGNHERMMIDYGTSVIKNYPKHHYMNYYLSDWLYNGGKQTLISYKIASIDNYDKKLICLQNEEGFEAFKSDIEFLKTLPLFIELPIKKDEKIVVISHANIADVWHLAKDEKKQNELEEYALWNRKNPKKDVEIFNIFGHTPIKHIDTSKHFINIDTGCYIKNKSGYGKLSAYCVQTNEIISQNFQS; encoded by the coding sequence ATGACTTATATAATTGGTGATGTTCATGGAAATTTTGATACTTTAAAAACTTTAATCGCAAAACTTCCTTTAAATAGTGAAATCATTTTTGTTGGTGATTTAGTAGATAGAGGTTTAAATTCAAAAGAAGTTTTAGAGTTTATAAGAATAAATAATTATAAATCTGTTCTTGGAAATCATGAAAGAATGATGATAGATTATGGAACTTCTGTCATAAAAAACTATCCAAAACATCATTATATGAACTATTACTTAAGTGATTGGCTATACAACGGTGGAAAACAAACTTTAATCTCTTATAAAATTGCTTCTATTGATAATTATGATAAAAAACTTATTTGCTTACAAAATGAAGAAGGATTTGAAGCATTCAAAAGCGATATAGAGTTTCTAAAAACTCTTCCTCTTTTTATAGAACTTCCAATAAAAAAAGATGAGAAAATAGTTGTTATTTCCCATGCAAACATAGCTGATGTTTGGCATTTAGCAAAAGATGAAAAAAAACAAAATGAGCTTGAAGAGTATGCTTTATGGAATAGAAAAAATCCAAAAAAAGATGTTGAAATTTTTAATATTTTTGGACACACTCCAATAAAACATATTGATACTTCAAAACATTTTATAAACATAGATACAGGATGTTACATAAAAAATAAAAGTGGATATGGAAAATTAAGTGCCTATTGTGTCCAAACAAATGAGATAATAAGCCAAAACTTTCAATCGTAA
- a CDS encoding SH3 domain-containing protein, which produces MIKNLKNLILVALSTLLFTACSIKEPITSVVAPKNQDIVELSKKANDDFINQNKATKDYFDKYFRPWSASKVSYPKNEAMWGQSYKNRKVYLENHQLATKEWFDKVINNSNFDEYNVVPKKAITLKNTNVRVLPSNSPMFYDPTKPGEGFPFDYNQNSLIKINTPVLVSHLSKDKAWAYIESSIVGGWVEINSIAFVNDEFIKNFKTTNYYVSVKEKFPIYDPIFREYVKVSTIFPKKGDKYIIAKKDDNQNAIITYIDLQNDEIEAMPVSFNSANRIKLLNELLEEPYGWGGLLNNRDCSSFTQDFFAPFGKFLHRNSKAQTTNGKFLDMSNLSLDEKKEFMKKHGVPFSTLVYLKGHIMLYVGIKNNEPLVVHNVWSVRLKDDTGRKYRHIIGKATITTLEPGKGMKDFDEDNNILKKVTGITIL; this is translated from the coding sequence ATGATAAAAAATCTCAAAAATCTAATTTTAGTTGCACTATCAACTCTTCTATTTACAGCTTGTTCTATAAAAGAACCTATTACATCTGTAGTTGCTCCAAAAAATCAAGATATTGTTGAACTTTCAAAAAAAGCAAATGATGATTTTATAAATCAAAACAAAGCAACAAAAGATTATTTTGATAAATATTTTAGACCTTGGAGTGCATCAAAAGTTTCATATCCTAAAAATGAAGCAATGTGGGGTCAATCATATAAAAATAGAAAAGTTTATTTAGAAAATCATCAATTAGCTACTAAAGAGTGGTTCGATAAAGTTATAAATAACTCAAATTTTGATGAATATAATGTTGTTCCTAAAAAAGCAATTACTTTAAAAAATACAAATGTTAGAGTTTTACCATCAAACTCTCCTATGTTTTATGACCCAACAAAACCAGGAGAAGGTTTTCCTTTTGATTATAATCAAAACTCTTTAATCAAAATAAATACTCCTGTTTTAGTTTCTCATTTATCAAAAGATAAAGCATGGGCTTACATAGAATCAAGTATTGTTGGTGGTTGGGTTGAGATAAATTCTATTGCTTTTGTAAATGATGAGTTTATAAAAAATTTTAAAACTACAAACTATTATGTAAGTGTAAAAGAGAAGTTCCCTATTTATGACCCAATTTTTAGAGAATATGTAAAAGTTTCGACTATTTTTCCTAAAAAAGGAGATAAATATATAATCGCAAAAAAAGATGATAATCAAAATGCAATCATTACTTATATAGATTTACAAAATGATGAAATTGAAGCAATGCCTGTTAGTTTTAATTCAGCAAATAGAATAAAACTATTGAATGAACTTTTAGAAGAGCCTTATGGATGGGGTGGATTACTAAATAATAGAGATTGTTCAAGTTTTACTCAAGATTTTTTCGCTCCTTTTGGAAAATTTTTACATAGAAACTCAAAAGCTCAAACTACAAATGGAAAGTTTCTTGATATGTCAAATCTAAGTTTAGACGAGAAAAAAGAGTTTATGAAAAAACATGGTGTTCCTTTTTCTACTTTAGTATATTTAAAAGGTCATATTATGCTTTATGTTGGGATTAAAAACAACGAACCTTTAGTAGTTCATAATGTTTGGAGTGTAAGATTAAAAGATGACACAGGAAGAAAATATAGACACATTATTGGAAAAGCAACAATCACAACTTTAGAACCTGGTAAAGGTATGAAAGATTTTGATGAAGATAATAATATTCTAAAAAAAGTGACTGGAATTACTATTTTATAG
- a CDS encoding efflux RND transporter permease subunit, whose product MIQNLIEFSLRKPLLNHFILLFIFLLSIFAYFKIPKEIFPPSTTDAVIINGAYTGASSELLDKIAVSQIEDEILTLSSADTISSTIKNGSFSINVDLKDGYKAKDILDDVKDIITKIKADLPSDMDEPTVKAVEFAFPLITVAVYSKNSDSKEYLIEVAKEVKSKVMQLKDLSQVQVLGESDKELLITLNDEKISAYGFEKIKVINAISSLSSIFPIGMIKDSSTHYYLSTFNGEKDVEKIKEIILKIDGKSVRLKDIAKIDYQLGDVSNISHFNANTNIAVGINKGFSGDAIELVKKIKDITKEFEAKYENLEFDTYIDTSIWIKNRLNTVVSNILFGLILLFLALLFFINLRIAIVIAIGIPTSFMIGLISAEYLGYSLNMLSLLGALIALGMLVDEAIVVAENIYRHMEMGKDRFTAARDGALEMFPAVLTATATTIFAFLPILLMSGEVGKFMQILPIMITILLLSSLIEAFFFLPLHAKEIFKVNKAEKKSHKIWDFNYKLYGNILEFLLKGKYIAIFTMLILIVASSFLIMKNQKFKFMPEFDSTQVYITGSIGVGKKIEQTEQIVFEIEKKLLNSLDFKNSISSVSSVTGMKLDGKNLPHYEEFYFHIFVNLHERAAENLFEKYINPYLSPKYDDSNMIRDLSAQEIEDELKKILDKEVKSNKFEELKIFVPQTGIVKNDVEIAVLGKKEETLIAVEKLKDILANVQGVTNIADDSILGNYELKFKINSYGYSLGVTEELVLNQLRPFYFKGTYSKMFDKEGLIDIVFESEHKDILQSLDTFTINISNQKVLLKDVAEFIKIPAYSQIFKENNEQIISVTASLSNITSSELFEKIEVELNELKKDVKLAIKGEQEENEKVKKEMAQAALIAIILIFMALIWMFDSIVKPLIILSTIPLSILGVLVGHVIMGINISMPSLIGMVGLAGVIVNDGIIMMDFIKKSKDLEDLVRYAKMRLRPILLTSITTILGLSTLIFFSSGQALILQPMAVSLGFGLLWATILNLYFVPMIYRIVYLRKM is encoded by the coding sequence ATGATTCAAAATTTAATAGAGTTTTCTTTAAGAAAACCTCTTTTAAATCATTTTATTCTTCTATTTATTTTTCTTCTTTCTATATTTGCTTATTTTAAAATTCCAAAAGAGATTTTTCCTCCTTCTACAACTGATGCTGTAATTATAAATGGAGCTTACACGGGGGCTAGTTCTGAATTACTTGATAAGATAGCAGTTTCACAAATAGAAGATGAAATATTGACTTTAAGTAGTGCTGATACTATCTCTTCAACTATAAAAAATGGTAGTTTTTCAATAAATGTGGATTTAAAAGATGGATATAAAGCAAAAGATATTTTAGATGATGTAAAAGATATTATTACAAAAATTAAAGCTGATTTACCTTCTGATATGGATGAGCCAACTGTAAAGGCGGTTGAGTTTGCATTTCCTTTAATAACAGTTGCTGTTTATTCAAAAAATAGTGATTCAAAAGAGTATTTAATTGAAGTTGCAAAAGAGGTAAAATCTAAAGTTATGCAACTAAAAGATTTATCACAAGTTCAAGTTTTAGGTGAAAGTGATAAGGAACTTTTAATTACTTTAAATGATGAAAAGATTTCTGCTTATGGTTTTGAGAAGATAAAAGTTATAAATGCAATATCCTCTTTAAGTTCAATCTTTCCAATAGGAATGATAAAAGATAGTTCAACTCATTACTATTTATCAACTTTTAATGGAGAAAAAGATGTTGAAAAAATCAAAGAGATTATTTTAAAAATAGATGGTAAATCTGTTCGTTTAAAAGATATTGCAAAAATTGATTATCAATTAGGTGATGTCTCTAATATTTCTCACTTTAATGCAAACACAAATATTGCTGTTGGAATAAATAAAGGCTTTAGTGGTGATGCTATAGAATTGGTTAAAAAAATTAAAGATATTACAAAAGAGTTTGAAGCAAAATATGAAAATTTAGAGTTTGATACGTATATTGACACTTCTATTTGGATAAAAAATAGGTTAAATACAGTTGTTTCAAATATTTTATTTGGACTTATCTTACTCTTTCTTGCTTTACTTTTTTTCATAAATTTAAGAATAGCAATAGTAATAGCAATAGGAATTCCAACTTCATTTATGATTGGACTTATTAGTGCTGAATATTTAGGATATAGCTTAAATATGCTCTCTTTACTGGGCGCTTTAATTGCCCTTGGAATGTTGGTTGATGAAGCTATTGTTGTTGCTGAAAATATTTACCGACATATGGAAATGGGAAAAGATAGATTTACAGCAGCACGTGATGGAGCTTTAGAGATGTTTCCCGCTGTTTTAACAGCAACAGCAACAACAATATTTGCATTTTTACCAATTTTACTTATGAGTGGAGAGGTTGGAAAATTTATGCAAATTCTTCCAATTATGATAACAATTTTACTTTTAAGTTCTTTGATTGAGGCATTTTTCTTTTTACCATTACATGCAAAAGAGATTTTTAAAGTTAATAAAGCTGAAAAAAAATCACATAAGATTTGGGATTTTAACTATAAACTTTATGGAAATATTTTAGAGTTTTTATTAAAAGGTAAATATATAGCGATTTTTACAATGTTAATTTTGATAGTTGCTAGTTCTTTTTTAATAATGAAAAATCAAAAATTTAAATTTATGCCAGAGTTTGATTCTACGCAGGTTTATATAACAGGTTCTATTGGTGTTGGTAAAAAAATAGAACAAACAGAACAAATAGTTTTTGAAATAGAAAAGAAACTTTTAAATTCTTTGGATTTTAAAAATAGTATTAGCTCAGTTAGTTCTGTAACTGGTATGAAATTAGATGGTAAAAATTTACCTCATTATGAGGAGTTTTATTTTCATATCTTTGTAAATTTACATGAAAGAGCAGCTGAAAATCTTTTTGAGAAATATATAAATCCATATTTATCTCCAAAATATGATGATTCAAATATGATTAGAGATTTAAGTGCACAAGAGATAGAAGATGAACTTAAAAAGATTTTGGATAAAGAGGTAAAATCAAATAAATTTGAAGAATTAAAAATATTTGTTCCTCAAACTGGAATAGTAAAAAATGATGTAGAAATAGCTGTTTTGGGAAAAAAAGAGGAGACATTAATAGCTGTTGAAAAATTAAAAGATATATTAGCAAATGTGCAAGGTGTTACAAATATAGCTGATGATTCTATTTTAGGAAATTATGAATTAAAATTTAAAATCAACTCTTATGGATATAGTTTAGGAGTTACTGAAGAGTTGGTTTTAAATCAGTTAAGACCTTTTTATTTTAAAGGAACTTATTCAAAAATGTTTGATAAAGAAGGACTTATTGATATTGTTTTTGAGAGTGAACATAAAGATATTTTACAAAGTTTAGATACTTTTACAATTAATATCTCTAATCAAAAGGTACTTTTAAAAGATGTGGCTGAGTTTATAAAGATTCCAGCTTATTCTCAAATATTCAAAGAGAATAATGAGCAAATTATAAGTGTAACAGCATCGTTATCAAATATTACTTCTTCAGAACTTTTTGAAAAGATAGAAGTAGAATTAAATGAGTTAAAAAAAGATGTTAAATTAGCAATAAAGGGTGAACAAGAAGAGAATGAAAAGGTAAAAAAAGAGATGGCACAAGCTGCATTAATAGCTATTATATTAATTTTTATGGCTTTAATTTGGATGTTTGATTCTATTGTTAAACCTTTGATTATTTTATCTACTATTCCTTTATCAATACTAGGAGTATTAGTAGGGCATGTTATTATGGGAATAAATATCTCAATGCCTAGTTTAATAGGAATGGTTGGACTTGCAGGTGTTATTGTAAATGATGGAATAATAATGATGGATTTTATCAAAAAATCAAAAGATTTAGAGGATTTAGTAAGATATGCAAAAATGAGATTAAGACCTATTTTATTAACTTCAATAACTACGATATTAGGACTTTCAACGCTTATTTTCTTCTCTTCAGGTCAAGCTTTGATTTTACAACCAATGGCTGTTTCTTTAGGTTTTGGATTATTATGGGCAACTATTTTAAATCTATATTTTGTTCCAATGATTTACAGAATTGTATATTTAAGAAAGATGTAA
- the rsmH gene encoding 16S rRNA (cytosine(1402)-N(4))-methyltransferase RsmH, which produces MNIPHIPVLYNETLDAFKDINDGYIIDCTTGFAGHSNGLLTQNENVKLICNDQDDEALIFSKNRLRDFENRVTFNKGNFELVIKTFKDYEIRGVLADIGVSSLQLDKLERGFGFESETLDMRMNQNQSLDAATVVNTYSQAELERVFKEYGEVREYKKVASLIVNNRPFISAKQISELLSKKMSKGKIHPATLPFQGIRIEVNDELGVLERLFDSLEEAKLKNCIVAIISFHSLEDRIVKNYFKKWSKSCICPEGVFRCECGNNHALGKIITKKPIIPTALEIKQNPRSRSSKLRIFKFD; this is translated from the coding sequence ATGAATATTCCACACATACCTGTTTTGTATAATGAAACATTAGATGCTTTCAAAGATATTAATGATGGATATATTATTGATTGTACAACAGGTTTTGCAGGTCATAGTAACGGCTTATTAACTCAAAATGAAAATGTAAAATTAATTTGTAATGATCAAGATGATGAGGCTTTAATATTTTCAAAAAATAGATTAAGAGATTTTGAAAATAGGGTGACTTTTAATAAAGGAAATTTTGAACTTGTTATTAAAACATTTAAAGATTATGAGATAAGAGGAGTTTTAGCAGATATTGGAGTCTCTTCTTTACAACTTGATAAACTTGAGCGTGGTTTTGGTTTTGAAAGTGAAACACTTGATATGAGAATGAATCAAAACCAATCTTTAGATGCAGCAACTGTTGTAAATACATATTCACAAGCAGAACTTGAACGAGTTTTTAAAGAGTATGGGGAAGTAAGAGAGTATAAAAAAGTTGCATCTTTAATAGTAAATAATAGACCTTTTATTAGTGCAAAACAGATTTCAGAACTTTTATCAAAAAAAATGTCAAAAGGAAAAATTCATCCAGCAACTCTGCCTTTTCAAGGAATTCGAATAGAAGTAAATGATGAACTTGGTGTTTTAGAAAGACTTTTTGATTCATTAGAAGAGGCAAAATTAAAAAATTGTATAGTTGCTATTATTTCATTTCACTCTTTAGAAGATAGAATTGTAAAAAACTATTTTAAAAAATGGAGTAAATCTTGTATCTGTCCCGAAGGAGTTTTTAGATGTGAATGTGGAAACAATCACGCTTTAGGAAAAATTATTACAAAAAAACCTATAATTCCAACTGCACTTGAGATTAAACAAAATCCAAGAAGTCGAAGTTCTAAATTAAGGATTTTTAAATTTGATTAA